One window of the Bombus pyrosoma isolate SC7728 linkage group LG5, ASM1482585v1, whole genome shotgun sequence genome contains the following:
- the LOC122567414 gene encoding nucleolysin TIAR, whose product MSEESNPRTLYVGNLDTSVSEELLCALFSQIGAVKGCKIIREPGNDPYAFVEFTNHQCAATALAAMNKRSFLNKEMKVNWATSPGNQPKLDTSNHHHIFVGDLSPEIETQTLKEAFAPFGEISNCRIVRDPQTMKSKGYAFVSFVKKSEAEAAIAAMNGQWLGSRSIRTNWSTRKPPPPRSERPRHSNNSKPNYEEVYNQSSPTNCTVYCGGFTNGITDDLITKTFSPFGTIQDIRVFKDKGYAFIKFTTKEAATHAIESTHNTEINGSIVKCFWGKENGDPNSVGPNANHQAQQVTAGAGQYAYGYGQQMSYWYPQGYPQMQGQFLQPAQYYGQYYGQQAQYMNSMRMPAPGAGTWQPAQATAAPPTATAPLPPGQQPAMVTYTMPQYPTQ is encoded by the exons ATGAGCGAAGAAAGCAATCCGCGAACGCTCTATGTGGGAAATCTAGACACTTCGGTGTCGGAGGAACTATTGTGCGCACTTTTTTCACAAATAGGTGCAGTTAAAGGATGCAAGATTATACGAGAACCAGGGAACGATCCATATGCATTCGTCGAATTTACGAATCATCAATGCGCGGCTACAGCACTAGCCGCCATGAACAAGCGATCCTTCCTGAATAAGGAAATGAAGGTTAACTGGGCAACGAGCCCTGGAAATCAGCCGAAGTTGGACACAAGTAATCATCATCACATATTTGTCGGCGACCTGTCGCCAGAAATCGAAACACAAACTTTGAAAGAAGCATTCGCGCCTTTTGGCGAAATTAGCAATTGTAGAATTGTCCGCGATCCACAAACCATGAAAAGTAAAGGATATGCTTTTGTATCATTTGTCAAAAAGTCTGAAGCTGAAGCAGCGATAGCAGCTATGAATGGTCAGTGGCTTGGATCTAGAAGCATCAGAACAAATTGGTCGACTAGAAAACCGCCACCACCAAGATCCGAAAGGCCACGACACTCAAATAATAGTAAACCTAACTATGAAGAG GTGTATAACCAAAGTAGTCCAACTAATTGCACAGTATACTGTGGAGGTTTTACAAATGGCATTACAGATGACCTGATAACCAAAACATTTTCTCCCTTTGGTACTATACAAGATATAAGAGTATTTAAGGATAAAGGATAtgcattcataaaatttactaCTAAGGAAGCTGCAACACATGCCATAGAATCAACACATAACACAGAAATTAATGGTAGCATTGTTAAATGTTTCTggggaaaagaaaatggagaTCCTAATAGTGTGGGCCCAAATGCAAATCACCAAGCTCAACag GTTACAGCTGGGGCTGGACAATATGCATATGGATATGGCCAGCAAATGAGTTACTGGTATCCTCAAGGATATCCACAAATGCAAGGTCAATTTTTACAGCCTGCTCAGTACTATGGTCAATATTATGGACAACAGGCTCAATATATGAATAGCATGCGAATGCCAGCTCCTGGTGCAGGTACATGGCAACCAGCACAAGCGACCGCTGCACCGCCGACTGCAACTGCACCATTGCCACCAGGTCAGCAACCTGCAATGGTAACATATACCATGCCACAATACCCCACGCAATGA
- the LOC122567945 gene encoding ARF GTPase-activating protein GIT1, translating to MARPKHRVNTDICADCGALEPGWASLNRAILLCDDCCGVHRSLGRHISQIKSLHKSIWHANLLNMVHTLNDNGANSIWEHSLLDPSNSKISRRKPQAKDPLHPIKADFIKSKHQHLAFILRPSKEECCSEEELSRQLHSSVRTSNLETSLRLLAQGANPSYFYKEKGTTPLHVAARAGQALQLELLIANGGNPSIIDSNGQTPAEIAKMAGHMDLSDRLIECMYELTDRLTSFICSRKPNHRLDEHIIIPECTLLLERSDLCLEGRNKLQMLSNHLLEELAMDVYDEVDRRENEEIWFASASLPEKCTVPFLPVNPQLSSTRNQGRQKLARFTPKEFATLIIDFLIEARRRHMLANNAPLQDPAISILRKEQHGKYGSQMSDDEPLYDSVASDDDYALTSSDNAVPEYSAQFKMDNEEAFAPLAKGLPSVVEVLKKQLTLSESTIKDLREQIHTLQSTVEQLTHENNELKQMIHVKESTDGVINGHVSGEQEPELEPVLDIKTSLNRSNQRPASMYETREGLRKPNSWSTSICQAKRDSETISRNNTQSLWECGAPNLPPSEEVTRRTEQVTRRIQELWMAMQDPKQREAFVPCAERIRVAVAELTAIFPQNPIEENIRSALRQLNGNTGRLQAECSGLQRCTSDIEHMDRCLQQVRSCAYDIAKATKLLVTQF from the exons ATGGCTCGGCCAAAGCATAGAGTTAACACGGATATATGCGCTGACTGCGGAGCACTCG AACCAGGATGGGCTTCATTGAACAGAGCAATTTTATTATGTGATGACTGTTGTGGTGTACATCGTAGCCTTGGTCGTCATATATCTCAAATAAAATCACTTCACAAGAGCATTTGGCATGCAAACCTCCTTAAT ATGGTACATACATTGAATGATAATGGAGCAAACAGTATTTGGGAACATTCCCTTTTAGATCCTAGTAATTCAAAAATTAGTAGAAGAAAGCCTCAAGCTAAGGATCCACTACA cCCAATAAAAgctgattttattaaatcaaaacATCAACATTTAGCATTCATATTACGTCCAAGTAAAGAAGAATGTTGTAGTGAAGAAGAATTAAGTAGACAGCTGCATAGTAGTGTTCGTACAAGTAATTTAGAAACTTCTTTAAGATTACTTGCACAAGGTGCTAATCCAAGTTATTTTTACAAG gAAAAGGGTACAACACCTTTACATGTAGCTGCTAGAGCTGGTCAAGCTTTGCAATTAGAGCTTTTAATAGCTAATGGTGGTAATCCTAGCATAATTGATTCAAATGGGCAGACACCTGCTGAAATTGCCAA aaTGGCAGGACATATGGACTTATCTGACCGTCTAATTGAATGCATGTATGAATTAACAGATAGACTAACATCCTTTATATGTTCACGTAAACCAAACCATAGACTGGATGAGCATATAATTATACCTGAATGTACATTATTATTGGAACGAAGTGATCTGTGTTTAGAAGGAAGGAATAAGTTACAAATG TTATCGAATCATTTGTTGGAAGAATTGGCAATGGATGTTTATGATGAAGTAGACCGTCGAGAAAATGAGGAAA TTTGGTTTGCATCTGCATCCTTACCAGAAAAATGTACAGTGCCTTTCCTACCAGTGAACCCACAGCTATCATCAACAAGAAATCAAGGTAGACAAAAGCTAGCAAGATTTACACCAAAGGAGTTTGCTACACTTATTATAGATTTTCTCATTGAGGCTCGCAGAAGACATATGCTTGCAAATAATGCACCATTACAAG ATCCAGCTATTTCTATACTTCGTAAAGAGCAACATGGAAAGTATGGATCACAAATGTCTGATGATGAACCATTGTATGATAGTGTTGCTTCTGATGATGATTATGCATTGACATCATCTGACAATGCAGTGCCTGAATATTCCGCGCAGTTTAAAATGGATAACGAG GAAGCTTTTGCACCATTAGCTAAGGGACTTCCATCTGTCGTTGAAgttttaaaaaaacaattaactCTCTCCGAATCTACTATCAAGGATCTCCGTGAGCAAATTCATACTCTGCAGAGTACTGTAGAACAACTGACACATGAAAATAATGAACTGAAGCAAATGATTCAt gtaaaaGAATCTACTGATGGAGTTATTAATGGTCATGTTAGTGGAGAACAAGAGCCAGAACTAGAACCAGTGCTTGATATAAAAACATCTCTTAATAGGAGCAATCAACGTCCTGCGTCTATGTATGAAACACGAGAAGGTTTGCGAAAACCAAATTCGTGGTCAACGTCTATTTGTCAG GCAAAACGAGATTCAGAGACAATATCTCGCAACAACACACAAAGTTTATGGGAATGCGGTGCTCCTAATCTTCCCCCTAGCGAGGAAGTTACTCGAAGAACTGAACAAGTTACAAGAAGAATTCAGGAACTGTGGATGGCCATGCAAGATCCAAAACAACGAGAAGCTTTTGTACCTTGTGCAGAAAGAATTCGTGTTGCTGTTGCTGAACTCACAGCTATATTTCCTCAA AATCCTATTGAGGAAAACATCAGATCTGCTCTGCGACAATTAAATGGTAATACAGGTAGACTTCAAGCAGAATGTTCTGGTCTTCAGAGATGTACTAGTGATATAGAACATATGGACAGATGCCTTCAGCAAGTACGTTCATGTGCTTATGATATTGCCAAAGCAACAAAGCTTCTTGTTACCCAATTTTAA
- the LOC122567658 gene encoding uncharacterized protein LOC122567658 isoform X1 — translation MPITSSSTGKSKVKRPQSKRMTEYSTCSKLLSNSVHKKDYERPQPIKIAQLLRLPENVKGIPQDSVRKRTQPERLGALSNKKNIRANMEQSDIQIESSKKHVRRFLNFNGTPINATKNNNVNKTQPDKSEHHHKISKPIKKRSLLLPPNAIKDKYLEKCNVNITRQSTIYEISKEIDEINTDSKNENKITSESLAVNINSAVPSKNGQIYNEQKIVQYSNHSKPNPIDVNHVQLLETLHVALKSSQQIITNNENQVFTQNNSIHEKFIPNKSALKCDISSEPKETDNCIQNLYNDIEDIKLVASGNCTDVESPEMICINKDKIIRLEHDLKDLLKETEERITKLRSVLTHVTELLVKDRDITSDTENRSNKMMDKGVQVETCCKSVQYSEEQLKTPITHIPQITVINKKDSSESKSTGNDENKENDRGFNIRRMSDTAVADGSFLELENQLNIMHAEPIQNYLSKPKTPKILKKCKQNRSLREYMALKSNINFLETPDGKKFRSLCQVDSIDKSVNVTYISNKLLTDLQNLYSESPDS, via the exons atgccTATTACATCTAGTTCAACA gGTAAATCCAAAGTTAAGCGACCACAGTCAAAAAGGATGACAGAATATTCAACCTGTTCAAAATTACTATCAAACAGTGTACATAAAAaag actATGAAAGGCCTCaaccaattaaaattgcacaaTTGCTTCGTCTACCCGAAAATGTAAAAGGCATTCCTCAAGATAGtg TACGTAAAAGAACACAACCAGAAAGATTGGGTGCactttcaaacaaaaaaaatataaggGCAAATATGGAACAAAGTG atATTCAAATTGAATCCTCTAAGAAGCATGTACGtagatttcttaattttaatggTACTCCTATTAATGCTACAAAAAAtaacaatgtaaataaaaCTCAACCAGATAAATCTGAGCATCATCATAAGATTTCTAAAccaataaagaaaagaagtttatTACTACCACCAAATgctataaaagataaatatttagaaaaatgtaatgtgAATATAACTAGGCAGTCaacaatatatgaaatatcaaaggaaatagatgaaataaatactgattctaaaaatgaaaataaaatcacgaGTGAATCCTTAgctgttaatattaattctgcAGTACCATCTAAGAATGGGCAAATATATAATGAACAGAAAATTGTTCAATATTCTAATCATTCAAAACCAAATCCTATTGATGTAAATCATGTACAACTTTTGGAAACATTACATGTAGCGTTAAAATCCTCTcaacaaataataacaaataatgagAATCAGGTGTTTAcacaaaataattcaatacatgagaaatttattccaaaCAAGAGTGCTTTAAAATGTGACATATCATCAGAACCAAAAGAAACAGATAACtgtattcaaaatttatataatgatattgaAGACATAAAATTAGTGGCTTCTGGAAATTGTACAGATGTGGAATCACCTGAGATGATctgtataaataaagataaaattattcgattggAACATGActtaaaagatttattaaaagaaacagaggaaAGGATAACTAAATTAAGATCAGTGTTAACACATGTCACAGAATTACTTGTAAAAGATAGAGATATTACTTCTGATACTGAGAATAGAAGTAATAAAATGATGGACAAAGGAGTTCAAGTAGAAACTTGTTGCAAATCAGTACAATATTCAGAAGAACAGTTGAAGACACCTATTACACATATACCACAAATTACAGTAATAAACAAAAAGGATTCAAGTGAAAGTAAGTCAACTGgaaatgatgaaaataaagaaaatgacaGAGGTTTCAATATAAGAAGAATGTCTGATACTGCAGTAGCAGATGGAAGTTTTctagaattagaaaatcaacTTAATATTATGCACGCAGAACCTATTCAGAATTACTTATCTAAACCAAAGACCcctaaaattctaaaaaaatgtAAGCAGAATCGATCACTCAGAGAATATATGGCGTTAAagtcaaatataaattttttagaaactcCGGATGGTAAAAAGTTCAGATCTTTATGTCAAGTTGATAGCATAGACAAATCTGTtaatgtaacatatatatcgaataaacTGCTCACGGATCTTCAGAATTTATACTCTGAATCACCAGATtcttaa
- the LOC122567658 gene encoding uncharacterized protein LOC122567658 isoform X2 — translation MTEYSTCSKLLSNSVHKKDYERPQPIKIAQLLRLPENVKGIPQDSVRKRTQPERLGALSNKKNIRANMEQSDIQIESSKKHVRRFLNFNGTPINATKNNNVNKTQPDKSEHHHKISKPIKKRSLLLPPNAIKDKYLEKCNVNITRQSTIYEISKEIDEINTDSKNENKITSESLAVNINSAVPSKNGQIYNEQKIVQYSNHSKPNPIDVNHVQLLETLHVALKSSQQIITNNENQVFTQNNSIHEKFIPNKSALKCDISSEPKETDNCIQNLYNDIEDIKLVASGNCTDVESPEMICINKDKIIRLEHDLKDLLKETEERITKLRSVLTHVTELLVKDRDITSDTENRSNKMMDKGVQVETCCKSVQYSEEQLKTPITHIPQITVINKKDSSESKSTGNDENKENDRGFNIRRMSDTAVADGSFLELENQLNIMHAEPIQNYLSKPKTPKILKKCKQNRSLREYMALKSNINFLETPDGKKFRSLCQVDSIDKSVNVTYISNKLLTDLQNLYSESPDS, via the exons ATGACAGAATATTCAACCTGTTCAAAATTACTATCAAACAGTGTACATAAAAaag actATGAAAGGCCTCaaccaattaaaattgcacaaTTGCTTCGTCTACCCGAAAATGTAAAAGGCATTCCTCAAGATAGtg TACGTAAAAGAACACAACCAGAAAGATTGGGTGCactttcaaacaaaaaaaatataaggGCAAATATGGAACAAAGTG atATTCAAATTGAATCCTCTAAGAAGCATGTACGtagatttcttaattttaatggTACTCCTATTAATGCTACAAAAAAtaacaatgtaaataaaaCTCAACCAGATAAATCTGAGCATCATCATAAGATTTCTAAAccaataaagaaaagaagtttatTACTACCACCAAATgctataaaagataaatatttagaaaaatgtaatgtgAATATAACTAGGCAGTCaacaatatatgaaatatcaaaggaaatagatgaaataaatactgattctaaaaatgaaaataaaatcacgaGTGAATCCTTAgctgttaatattaattctgcAGTACCATCTAAGAATGGGCAAATATATAATGAACAGAAAATTGTTCAATATTCTAATCATTCAAAACCAAATCCTATTGATGTAAATCATGTACAACTTTTGGAAACATTACATGTAGCGTTAAAATCCTCTcaacaaataataacaaataatgagAATCAGGTGTTTAcacaaaataattcaatacatgagaaatttattccaaaCAAGAGTGCTTTAAAATGTGACATATCATCAGAACCAAAAGAAACAGATAACtgtattcaaaatttatataatgatattgaAGACATAAAATTAGTGGCTTCTGGAAATTGTACAGATGTGGAATCACCTGAGATGATctgtataaataaagataaaattattcgattggAACATGActtaaaagatttattaaaagaaacagaggaaAGGATAACTAAATTAAGATCAGTGTTAACACATGTCACAGAATTACTTGTAAAAGATAGAGATATTACTTCTGATACTGAGAATAGAAGTAATAAAATGATGGACAAAGGAGTTCAAGTAGAAACTTGTTGCAAATCAGTACAATATTCAGAAGAACAGTTGAAGACACCTATTACACATATACCACAAATTACAGTAATAAACAAAAAGGATTCAAGTGAAAGTAAGTCAACTGgaaatgatgaaaataaagaaaatgacaGAGGTTTCAATATAAGAAGAATGTCTGATACTGCAGTAGCAGATGGAAGTTTTctagaattagaaaatcaacTTAATATTATGCACGCAGAACCTATTCAGAATTACTTATCTAAACCAAAGACCcctaaaattctaaaaaaatgtAAGCAGAATCGATCACTCAGAGAATATATGGCGTTAAagtcaaatataaattttttagaaactcCGGATGGTAAAAAGTTCAGATCTTTATGTCAAGTTGATAGCATAGACAAATCTGTtaatgtaacatatatatcgaataaacTGCTCACGGATCTTCAGAATTTATACTCTGAATCACCAGATtcttaa